The following nucleotide sequence is from Bacteroidia bacterium.
TTTAAGTCACAGACTTTAACACCTATGCAAAAAATCACATTACGCTTTGTAGTAGTTGGTTTGATTTATTACGGTTTTTCTGCAATTGAAGGAATGATGATGCGGCTTTATGAAGTTTCACCTATTCCGGGAATTGATACTGGGCATTTCTTTTCTATGATGACCGTACATCCTTTGGTTGGTATTTTTGGTTCAACATATATGATTGTTTTTGGAGCCTTTTTATTTTTAGTTCCCTTCTTAATGAAAAAACCTTTATGGAGCATTAAGCTTGCAAACTGGACTTTTTTCTTAATCGCAATTGGAACTTTTATAATGTGGTC
It contains:
- a CDS encoding cbb3-type cytochrome c oxidase subunit I translates to MSYINKLMNGEQGAFKSQTLTPMQKITLRFVVVGLIYYGFSAIEGMMMRLYEVSPIPGIDTGHFFSMMTVHPLVGIFGSTYMIVFGAFLFLVPFLMKKPLWSIKLANWTFFLIAIGTFIMWS